GTCTCGATGAAATGGGTATCTGTGAAGCCGGCTTCGTGCAGACCCCACACCAGATTTCGCGTCGCCTGCAGGTTGTTGTGCTGGGTCTCGTTGGCGCGCTCGCCGTTGATCTGTGAGTAGGGTGCGGAAGGCTGGGCGGCGGTGTGGACGATTGCTCGCGGCTCGTGGACCGCGAGCAGCCGGTCCACGAACGCTCGGTCCGTGAGGTCGCCCTCGACAAAGGAGAGATTCGTGTAGCCCTGCTCCTCGGCGGCCGCCAGCCGGTCGTCCATCGAGGCGACCGCCGTGGCACTCGTCGCGCCGACGGAGGCGACCCACTCGCGGCGGGCGAAGTTGTCGACACAGAGCACCCGCTCGTCGGTTCGGTCGGCGATTCTGAGCGCGGTCGGCCAGCCGACGTAGCCGTCGGCCCCGGTGACGATGATGGTCATGAGTTACTCGCTGTCCGAGTAACCGAGCGGGTCGGCAAAAACGTTTGCCGTTCTCTCGCTTGCCACCGACGCTCGATAGTTCGGCTCCCGGAGGCGAGAGAAACGACTGTCACGGGCGGCTGAACGAGCGAAAAGGGTGACTGGGCGAACGCTATTCGACGGTCACACTTTTAGCGAGATTGCGGGGTTTGTCGATGGAGCGGCCGAGCTGGTCGGCGGTGTGGTAGGCCAGCAGTTGGAGCTGGACGTTGGCGAGGACGGCGGCGGTCCGGGGATGGGTTTCGGGGATCTCGAGTACGTGGTCGGCGTAGCGCTCGACGTCCGACTGCCCATCGGTGACGGCGATGACGGGCGCGTCGCGTGCCTCGACTTCCTTGACGTTGCCCACCGTCTTGCGCGCGAGTTCGCCGTCGCCGGTGGTGATGGCGACCACGGGCGTGTTGTCGGTCACGAGCGCGAGCGGGCCGTGTTTGAGTTCGCCCGCCGCAAAGCCCTCGGCGTGGCGGTAGGTGATCTCCTTGAGTTTGAGCGCGCCTTCGAGCGCCACCGGATAGTTCAGCCCGCGCCCGATGAAGAAGTACGCATTCGCGTCGAGATACGCCTCCGCGACCGCCTCGGCGGTCGAGTCGTCGATGACCTCTTGGACTGTGCTCGGAAGGTCACGCAGCGCGCCGAGCGTCTCGCGGTCGTGGTCGTCGGTGGCCGCGAGCGCGAAGAGGTTGAGCGCCGCCAGTTGGGAGGCGAAGGTCTTCGAGGCCGCGACGCCGATCTCGGGCCCCGCGCGTATGTAGAGGGTGTGGTCGCACTCGCGGGCAACCGTCGACCCCACCACATTCGTGAGCGCGAGCGTGCGCGCGCCGCGTCGCTGTGCCTCCCGGAGTGCGCTCAACGTGTCGGCGGTCTCGCCACTTTGAGTGACGCCAACGACGAGCGAATCGCCCAACGGCGGCGGCGAGGTGACGTACTCGCTTCCCAGAAACGCCTGAGCAGGGATGCCCGCCTCGCGGAACAGCTCCGCACCGTACAGCGCCGCGTGATAGGAGGTGCCACAGGCGACGAACTGCACGCTCTGCGGGCTGACGCCAGCGAGTTCCTCCAGTTCGACCTGCCCGCCGAGTTCGTCGACGCGCCCGCGCAGACACTGCCGGAGCGCGCGCGGTTGCTCGTGGATCTCCTTCAGCATGAAGTGGTCGTACCCACTCTTGCCCGTCTCCTCGGCGTCCCACTCGACCGTGTTGACGGTCTTTGTGACCGGCTCGCCGTCGACCGTCGAGACCGCCCAGCCCTCGCCGTCGATGCGTGCGACCTCGCCGTCCTCCAGATAGACCACGCGGTCGGTGAAGTGGCGGAAGGCGGGCACGTCGCTCGCGAGATAGGTCGCGCCGTCGTCGATGCCGAGCACTAATGGTGAGTCCTGTCTGGCACAGAACACCGCGTCGCTCCCCGCAAAGACGGCCGCGATGGCGTAGCTGCCCTCGATGCGCTCGGTCGCCGCGCGGAAGGCTTCTTCGTGACTCGCGCCGTCGGCGAGCGCCGACTCGATGAGGTGGGGCACCACTTCGGTGTCGGTGTCGCTCAGGAACTCGTGGCCCGCCGCCGTGAGTTCGTCCCTGATCTCCTGGAAGTTCTCGATGATACCGTTGTGGATGACCGCGACCTCGCCCTCGCAGTCGGCGTGTGGGTGGGAGTTGCGGTCGCTCGGCGGGCCGTGCGTGCTCCAGCGGGTGTGGCCGATGCCGACGTGACCGGAGAGCGTCGTGTCTTCGAGCGCCGCTTCGAGGTTTTTGAGTTCGCCCTCACGCTTTTCGATTTCGACGGTGCCGTTGGCGAGCGCGACGCCCGCCGAGTCGTACCCGCGGTATTCGAGCTTCGAGAGACCGT
This region of Halococcus sediminicola genomic DNA includes:
- the glmS gene encoding glutamine--fructose-6-phosphate transaminase (isomerizing), which codes for MCGIVGCVGRPDETLDVLMHGLSKLEYRGYDSAGVALANGTVEIEKREGELKNLEAALEDTTLSGHVGIGHTRWSTHGPPSDRNSHPHADCEGEVAVIHNGIIENFQEIRDELTAAGHEFLSDTDTEVVPHLIESALADGASHEEAFRAATERIEGSYAIAAVFAGSDAVFCARQDSPLVLGIDDGATYLASDVPAFRHFTDRVVYLEDGEVARIDGEGWAVSTVDGEPVTKTVNTVEWDAEETGKSGYDHFMLKEIHEQPRALRQCLRGRVDELGGQVELEELAGVSPQSVQFVACGTSYHAALYGAELFREAGIPAQAFLGSEYVTSPPPLGDSLVVGVTQSGETADTLSALREAQRRGARTLALTNVVGSTVARECDHTLYIRAGPEIGVAASKTFASQLAALNLFALAATDDHDRETLGALRDLPSTVQEVIDDSTAEAVAEAYLDANAYFFIGRGLNYPVALEGALKLKEITYRHAEGFAAGELKHGPLALVTDNTPVVAITTGDGELARKTVGNVKEVEARDAPVIAVTDGQSDVERYADHVLEIPETHPRTAAVLANVQLQLLAYHTADQLGRSIDKPRNLAKSVTVE